One region of Halohasta litchfieldiae genomic DNA includes:
- a CDS encoding AAC(3) family N-acetyltransferase, with the protein MRQSITQLPKTAWCSAKHYVLKQMPTPVGPVAEPLLDAVLEQYREAEVVFVHIGLSDINTALQQNPYEAMMQKLTGRFESVLTPGFTKSFRNTGVFDVDETPPELGAFSSLFFEDATYRTPDPLHSILVDGEYRFDGCRFRDTFSPEGCYGQLSADNVLCLNIGTPWLVSTQLHYTERVSNVPYVETVEIDGELTTDGTTRQISQQTYKKNNYLYFWNRRGLRDDMVSAGVMDHYSLNGLNIMAFRAGDIQAFLEAKIEQNPYYLVQ; encoded by the coding sequence ATGAGACAATCAATAACACAGCTCCCGAAAACGGCGTGGTGTAGCGCCAAACACTACGTGCTGAAACAGATGCCGACCCCGGTGGGACCGGTAGCCGAACCCCTCTTGGATGCCGTTCTCGAACAGTATCGCGAGGCCGAGGTCGTCTTCGTTCATATCGGGCTGAGTGATATCAACACGGCACTCCAGCAGAACCCATACGAGGCGATGATGCAGAAACTCACAGGTCGATTTGAGTCGGTCCTGACGCCGGGATTTACCAAATCGTTCCGGAACACGGGCGTGTTCGACGTCGACGAAACACCGCCGGAGCTTGGTGCCTTCTCGTCGTTGTTTTTCGAGGATGCAACCTACCGGACTCCCGATCCACTCCATTCGATTCTCGTCGACGGGGAGTATCGATTCGATGGCTGTAGGTTCCGAGACACCTTCTCGCCGGAGGGCTGTTACGGGCAGTTGAGTGCGGACAACGTTCTGTGTCTGAATATTGGGACACCGTGGTTGGTCTCGACACAGCTCCACTACACCGAGCGAGTGTCGAATGTCCCCTACGTCGAGACCGTCGAGATCGATGGAGAGCTAACGACCGATGGAACTACACGACAGATCTCACAGCAAACATATAAGAAAAACAATTATCTATATTTTTGGAATAGACGTGGACTCCGTGATGATATGGTTTCGGCAGGCGTCATGGATCACTACTCGCTTAACGGGCTGAATATTATGGCGTTTCGGGCGGGTGATATACAGGCGTTTCTCGAAGCCAAAATCGAACAGAATCCCTATTATCTCGTCCAATAA
- a CDS encoding glycosyltransferase, with amino-acid sequence MNEATHPTQQESVANETAELRVLSLVTNHRARFYLQQVNRLRERGFTVDTVTVPDGTNGSGSRQITDYARFYAAALRASRGEYDIVHANYGLSAPPAVLQWFHPTVVELWGSDLFGTYSLVSRWSARAADEVIVMSEEMAAELDRDCHVIAHGIDLDRFRPEPQSACQADLGWDPEATHVLFPYPPTRDVKNYPRAERIVAAAAQQLDGPLELHTVDGVPHEEMYTYMNAADVLLLTSHREGSPNSIKEAMACNLPVVSVDVGDVADRLTGVSPSAVHTDDSDLTDSLVEIIRAGERSNGRDIISEISLNRQIDRLVEVYRRAVDA; translated from the coding sequence ATGAATGAGGCCACACACCCGACACAGCAGGAGTCGGTCGCCAATGAGACTGCCGAACTTCGGGTGTTGAGCCTCGTCACGAACCACCGTGCCAGATTCTATCTCCAACAGGTCAACCGTCTCAGAGAGCGTGGATTTACCGTCGACACCGTCACCGTCCCGGACGGAACCAACGGTTCAGGCTCCAGACAGATCACTGATTATGCTCGGTTTTACGCCGCGGCACTGCGTGCGAGCCGCGGCGAGTACGATATCGTTCACGCGAACTACGGATTGTCGGCCCCACCCGCGGTACTCCAGTGGTTCCATCCGACTGTCGTCGAACTGTGGGGGAGTGATCTGTTCGGCACCTACAGTCTGGTCAGCCGGTGGTCGGCTCGGGCCGCCGACGAGGTGATCGTCATGTCCGAGGAGATGGCCGCCGAACTCGACCGTGACTGTCACGTTATCGCCCACGGGATCGATCTCGACCGGTTCCGGCCCGAGCCACAGTCTGCCTGTCAGGCCGACCTCGGCTGGGATCCCGAAGCGACCCACGTTCTGTTTCCGTACCCCCCGACTCGCGACGTCAAGAACTATCCACGGGCCGAACGCATTGTTGCTGCCGCCGCCCAGCAACTCGACGGTCCCCTCGAACTCCACACGGTCGACGGCGTTCCCCACGAGGAGATGTACACCTACATGAACGCCGCCGACGTGTTGCTGTTGACCTCACACCGGGAGGGGTCGCCGAACTCGATCAAAGAGGCAATGGCGTGTAACCTTCCCGTCGTTTCGGTCGACGTCGGCGACGTCGCCGACCGGCTTACCGGTGTCTCGCCGTCGGCCGTCCACACCGATGACAGCGACCTCACTGATTCGCTTGTCGAGATCATCCGCGCTGGCGAGCGGTCCAACGGACGCGACATCATCAGTGAGATCAGTCTCAATAGGCAGATCGACCGCCTCGTCGAGGTCTATCGGCGTGCGGTCGACGCCTGA
- a CDS encoding DUF354 domain-containing protein, whose product MRIQFDVTHPAHVHLFKNAIRTLAADGHSVAVTSRNKEVTTALLDAYGIEHTVLSTKGTSTAALVSEWTLREFRTVRFAHKFDPDVIVSRALPSAVHAAALTGAKSIVFTDTEYAWKVSKLIAPFVDYWCTPEHYTHDNGEKHRFHNGFDELAYLHPNWFTPDSDRLRQYGVDPDEPYFVLRFVSMGAHHDVSRDGFSPAGKQRLVEALSDYGTVYISSERPLPPELAEYEAPVPPEEIHQLLAFADLLVGDSETMATEAALLGTPTIRANSHATDGVLGVFVQLEERGLVESIEDIEVAHDRAIELATSPDASETWDRRRDELLEETVDVTDYMLDVIDEAANE is encoded by the coding sequence ATGCGAATTCAGTTCGATGTCACTCATCCAGCCCACGTCCATCTGTTCAAAAACGCGATCAGAACGCTTGCGGCCGACGGCCACAGTGTTGCGGTCACCTCCCGAAACAAGGAGGTGACGACAGCACTGCTTGACGCGTACGGAATCGAGCATACGGTGCTTTCGACCAAAGGAACGAGCACGGCGGCACTGGTTTCGGAGTGGACGCTTCGTGAGTTCCGAACGGTCAGATTCGCCCACAAATTCGACCCGGATGTGATCGTCAGCCGGGCGCTGCCATCGGCCGTCCATGCGGCGGCGCTCACCGGGGCCAAAAGCATCGTCTTTACCGACACCGAGTACGCCTGGAAAGTCTCGAAGCTGATCGCTCCCTTCGTCGACTACTGGTGTACGCCCGAACACTACACACACGATAACGGCGAGAAACATCGGTTCCACAACGGGTTCGACGAGTTGGCCTATCTCCACCCCAACTGGTTTACGCCGGACAGCGACCGACTCCGCCAGTACGGCGTCGACCCCGACGAGCCATACTTCGTGCTCCGATTCGTCTCGATGGGTGCCCACCACGACGTCTCGCGCGACGGCTTTTCGCCCGCCGGCAAACAGCGGCTCGTCGAAGCGTTATCGGACTACGGCACGGTCTACATCAGCTCCGAGCGGCCGTTGCCGCCGGAACTCGCAGAGTACGAAGCTCCGGTTCCACCGGAGGAGATCCACCAGCTGCTGGCGTTTGCGGACCTCTTGGTCGGTGATAGCGAGACGATGGCGACCGAGGCCGCACTGCTCGGCACGCCGACAATTCGGGCGAACTCCCATGCTACCGACGGCGTTCTCGGCGTCTTCGTCCAACTCGAAGAGCGCGGCCTCGTCGAGTCAATCGAGGATATCGAGGTTGCCCACGACCGTGCCATCGAGCTGGCGACCTCGCCCGACGCGAGCGAGACGTGGGACCGTCGGCGGGACGAACTGCTCGAAGAAACGGTCGACGTCACCGACTACATGCTCGATGTGATCGATGAGGCCGCCAATGAATGA
- a CDS encoding AAC(3) family N-acetyltransferase, with protein MTTDTNSSFRTGRHAIQRVTHLPETAWCSAKHYALKRFQQPCGPVDEAVLDAVLEQYADSDVVFVHIGLSDIKTALQRNPYEAIMAKLEANFESILTPGFTRSFRETGVFDVQETPPELGAFASLFFTDATYRTGDPIHSILVDGAYRFDGCTVRDTFSPEGCYGQLSADNILYLNIGTPWLILTQLHYIERVCDVPYVDTIGIEGELRTNGTTEQITQRNYTKNSSLYFWNRYGLRDDMVSAGVMDHHSLNGLNVMGVRAGEMESFLESQIETDPYYLVR; from the coding sequence ATGACGACAGATACAAACAGCAGTTTTCGGACCGGTCGACACGCTATCCAGCGGGTGACACACCTCCCGGAGACGGCATGGTGTAGCGCCAAACACTACGCATTAAAACGGTTCCAACAGCCGTGTGGTCCGGTGGACGAGGCCGTCTTGGATGCGGTTCTCGAACAGTACGCCGACAGTGATGTGGTGTTCGTCCATATCGGTTTGAGCGATATTAAAACGGCCCTCCAGCGGAACCCATACGAGGCGATCATGGCGAAACTCGAGGCCAACTTCGAGTCGATACTCACACCGGGGTTTACGCGGTCGTTCCGTGAAACCGGTGTGTTCGATGTCCAAGAGACGCCGCCGGAGCTCGGTGCCTTTGCCTCGCTGTTTTTCACCGACGCGACGTATCGGACGGGGGATCCGATCCATTCGATCCTCGTCGACGGGGCCTATCGGTTCGATGGCTGTACGGTCAGAGACACGTTCTCGCCGGAGGGCTGTTACGGGCAGTTGAGTGCGGATAACATTCTCTACCTGAATATTGGGACGCCGTGGCTGATCTTGACACAGCTCCACTACATCGAGCGAGTGTGTGACGTTCCTTACGTCGATACTATCGGGATCGAGGGGGAACTCCGAACGAACGGGACGACCGAGCAGATCACACAGCGAAACTATACGAAAAACAGTTCGCTCTACTTTTGGAACCGGTATGGACTTCGTGATGACATGGTTTCGGCAGGCGTCATGGACCACCACTCGCTCAATGGGCTGAACGTCATGGGGGTTCGGGCCGGTGAGATGGAATCGTTTCTCGAATCCCAAATCGAAACCGACCCTTACTATCTCGTTCGGTAG
- a CDS encoding nitrite/sulfite reductase, which produces MPTDVERWKSEVYGNEIREHLYRFAEDGWDAIPDDESDAWFERFKWWGLYHQRNGQESYFMMRIGTPNGVLEPGQTEVVAEIAEEYATGPGTNPEFGDAYVDWTTRQSIQLHWIKIEDIPEIFEKLEANGLSTQQACGDSWRNIVGNPMAGKAPEFVDAWPVIQELNDRFKGNDDHSNLPRKWKVSVTGAPDGSGQGDINDLALEPAYKEIDGEEVRGFNVAVGGGLSRNEPRIARQLDVFTRPENAADVAAGISSLFNEHGDRENRYNARIKFLMDEWGPEKFRETLQDDFVDFELETAGVDLREQYTYNAGGEEHGDLIGVHEQRDGKYYVGLNVLVGRMGAEDTKELAELAEQYGSGEVRVSQRQNVMITDVPEEDLDDLLEEDLLEHYSPDPHPFMRGSVACTGTEFCSLSIVETKNRQVRYARWLKQNVDLPEGVEDFHIHLSGCTASCAQPQIADISLRGMKTRKDGEPVEALDIGLGGGLGENPHFAEWVGQRVPVDEVPGAIENLLASFEDQREGDETFRTFIARQDEEELEALIEPEETSYDDPYMHNTKMTWYPYADNDDMDDSPAPTDGEGNSIAPADD; this is translated from the coding sequence ATGCCAACCGACGTTGAGCGATGGAAATCTGAGGTCTACGGCAACGAGATCCGTGAGCACCTCTATCGATTTGCAGAGGACGGATGGGACGCGATTCCGGACGACGAGAGCGACGCGTGGTTCGAGCGCTTCAAATGGTGGGGACTGTACCACCAGCGCAACGGCCAAGAAAGCTACTTCATGATGCGGATCGGGACGCCCAACGGCGTTCTCGAACCGGGACAAACTGAAGTCGTCGCCGAGATCGCCGAGGAGTACGCCACCGGTCCGGGCACCAACCCCGAGTTCGGCGACGCCTACGTCGACTGGACGACCCGCCAGTCGATCCAGCTCCACTGGATCAAGATCGAAGACATTCCGGAGATCTTCGAAAAGCTCGAAGCAAACGGTCTTTCGACCCAACAGGCCTGTGGTGACTCGTGGCGCAACATCGTCGGCAACCCGATGGCTGGCAAGGCCCCGGAGTTTGTCGACGCCTGGCCCGTGATCCAGGAACTCAACGACCGCTTCAAGGGCAACGACGATCACTCGAATCTTCCCCGCAAGTGGAAGGTCTCGGTCACTGGCGCACCTGATGGCTCCGGCCAGGGTGACATCAACGATCTGGCGCTTGAACCCGCTTATAAAGAGATCGACGGCGAGGAAGTCCGCGGCTTCAACGTTGCTGTCGGTGGCGGGCTCTCCCGTAACGAGCCACGTATCGCCCGACAGCTCGATGTCTTCACGCGACCCGAAAACGCCGCAGATGTCGCCGCTGGCATTTCGTCGCTGTTCAATGAACACGGCGACCGCGAGAACCGATACAACGCCCGCATCAAGTTCCTCATGGACGAGTGGGGACCAGAGAAGTTCCGCGAGACCCTCCAGGACGACTTTGTCGACTTCGAACTCGAAACCGCAGGCGTCGACCTCCGCGAGCAGTACACCTACAACGCGGGCGGCGAGGAACACGGCGACCTGATCGGCGTTCACGAACAGCGTGACGGTAAGTACTACGTCGGACTCAACGTCCTCGTTGGTCGGATGGGTGCCGAAGACACGAAAGAACTCGCTGAACTTGCCGAACAGTACGGCTCCGGCGAGGTCCGCGTCAGCCAGCGACAGAACGTGATGATCACCGACGTGCCCGAAGAGGATCTCGACGATCTGCTCGAAGAGGACCTCCTTGAGCACTACTCGCCGGATCCACATCCATTCATGCGTGGTTCGGTCGCCTGTACTGGCACCGAGTTCTGTTCGCTCTCGATTGTCGAGACGAAGAACCGACAGGTCCGCTACGCGCGATGGCTGAAGCAAAACGTCGACCTCCCAGAGGGCGTCGAGGACTTCCACATCCACCTCTCTGGATGTACCGCATCCTGTGCCCAGCCGCAGATCGCCGATATCTCTCTCCGTGGGATGAAGACCCGGAAGGACGGCGAACCGGTCGAGGCACTCGATATCGGTCTCGGCGGCGGGCTTGGCGAGAACCCACACTTTGCGGAGTGGGTCGGCCAGCGCGTCCCCGTCGACGAAGTTCCCGGTGCAATCGAGAACCTCCTTGCGAGCTTCGAAGACCAGCGCGAGGGCGACGAGACGTTCCGGACGTTCATCGCCCGCCAAGACGAGGAGGAACTCGAAGCACTCATCGAGCCCGAAGAGACCAGCTACGATGACCCCTACATGCACAACACGAAGATGACGTGGTACCCATACGCCGACAACGACGATATGGATGACTCGCCAGCGCCGACCGACGGCGAGGGCAACTCCATCGCGCCGGCTGACGACTAA
- a CDS encoding DUF7119 family protein, with amino-acid sequence MSEEYGSERETPVGTPVVRADPEITGERAAEVVSFDPDDPDSVDEAATVVHEFATGAVGGNDHVLMLRGAAACAALVRGVGSYKAAAEKAGEGVTISFIRKWARVHDLPQSIRRHVARGHIAPTAAKHIARVPAEDRYLLAWASLDAELTVRDIRSVASAVNNGTDVETALQDHGITPGRLSMELPSKLYIELRHRASMTNRAPGDVVADALADYFAEE; translated from the coding sequence ATGAGTGAGGAGTACGGCTCTGAACGGGAGACGCCAGTTGGAACGCCGGTGGTTCGAGCGGATCCAGAGATCACCGGCGAGCGGGCCGCCGAGGTAGTCAGTTTCGATCCTGACGATCCCGACAGCGTCGACGAAGCCGCCACGGTCGTCCACGAGTTCGCAACGGGTGCGGTCGGTGGCAACGACCACGTGTTGATGCTTCGTGGCGCGGCCGCGTGTGCGGCACTCGTTCGCGGGGTCGGCTCGTATAAGGCCGCCGCAGAGAAGGCCGGTGAGGGGGTCACGATCTCGTTTATCCGGAAATGGGCGCGGGTTCACGATCTGCCCCAGTCGATCCGTCGACACGTCGCCCGCGGTCATATCGCGCCGACAGCAGCCAAACACATCGCCCGCGTCCCAGCCGAAGATCGATATCTTCTCGCGTGGGCGAGTTTGGATGCGGAGCTCACCGTGCGGGATATTCGGTCGGTTGCCAGCGCGGTCAACAACGGCACTGATGTTGAGACTGCACTTCAGGACCACGGCATAACGCCCGGTCGACTCTCCATGGAGCTTCCGTCGAAGCTGTACATCGAGCTTCGACACCGAGCCTCGATGACGAACCGCGCGCCCGGAGACGTGGTGGCCGACGCGCTCGCGGACTACTTTGCGGAGGAGTAG
- a CDS encoding deoxyuridine 5'-triphosphate nucleotidohydrolase: MMFESGALVGQHISPIADTQLQPNGVDLTAAKIYKQIGTGRIGRDGKEIGDREEVEPVDGTFTLEPGAYIVQYGETVHIPEEHIGFIYPRSSLMRNSCMLHTAVWDAGYEGKGEGLLEVHHEIEIEQGARIAQIVFAEADHDGTYDGSYQGENVD; this comes from the coding sequence ATTATGTTCGAATCCGGCGCGCTCGTTGGCCAGCATATCTCCCCAATTGCTGACACACAGCTCCAGCCGAACGGCGTCGACCTCACGGCTGCGAAGATTTATAAACAGATAGGCACAGGCCGGATCGGCCGCGACGGCAAGGAGATCGGCGACCGCGAGGAGGTCGAGCCGGTCGACGGCACCTTCACACTTGAGCCGGGAGCCTACATCGTCCAGTACGGCGAGACCGTCCATATACCCGAGGAGCATATCGGATTTATATATCCTCGCTCCTCGCTGATGCGCAACTCCTGTATGCTCCACACTGCGGTCTGGGATGCGGGCTACGAGGGCAAAGGTGAGGGTCTGCTTGAAGTCCACCACGAAATCGAGATCGAGCAGGGCGCACGCATCGCCCAGATCGTCTTCGCAGAGGCTGACCACGACGGAACCTACGACGGGAGTTATCAGGGCGAGAACGTCGACTGA
- a CDS encoding aconitate hydratase, which yields MGQTLTEKILDDHLVEGELTPGEEIGIEIDQTLTQDTTGTMVWLQFEALGLEDVQTELAAQYCDHQTYQFDFKNTDDHRFLRSAAGTFGAHFSRPGNGICHNVHKENFAAPGKTLLGSDSHTPTPGGLGQLAIGAGGLDIAVAMGGGAYYVEMPEVVNVRLEGELEGWASAKDVILEMLRRLSVKGGVGKVFEYTGPGVESLTVPERTTITNMGTELGATSSIFPTDEQTQDYLDRVGRPEEFVDLSADEDAEYADEIVIDLGELEPLIACPSMPDKVVPVDEVAGERVEQVMIGSCTNGSYEDILPGAKMLKDREVAKHTEMIIAPASKQSAEILARQGWVAELMAAGVNFSEATCGACIGIGHVPASDSVSLRTFNRNFEGRSGIEDDNVYLCSPQVATAAAIAGEIVDPRDLAEELGDLEAPEIELPEKYDGSKADLISPDNAIDDELIKGPNIGDVPLKDPLGDTVGGETILKMDDNITTDHIIPATADILKYRSNIEKLSEFTLSRVDDSFATRAKESPGGVLVAGENYGQGSSREHAALCPMYLGIEAVFAQSFARIHKANLFNFGIVPLAIDEETYAKIEQGDDIEIVDDIGDGVRDGDEEFTCSVNGEWEFTAELDASERERDILAAGGKLSWTKQQATEGGSAPADD from the coding sequence ATGGGACAGACGCTTACAGAGAAGATCCTCGACGATCACCTCGTCGAAGGGGAGCTCACCCCCGGCGAAGAGATCGGTATCGAAATCGACCAGACGCTCACCCAGGACACGACTGGGACGATGGTCTGGCTCCAGTTCGAGGCGCTCGGCCTCGAAGACGTCCAGACTGAGCTAGCCGCCCAGTACTGTGACCACCAGACCTATCAGTTCGACTTTAAAAACACCGACGACCACCGCTTCCTCCGCTCGGCGGCTGGCACCTTCGGCGCACACTTCTCCCGACCCGGCAACGGTATTTGCCACAACGTCCACAAGGAGAACTTCGCCGCGCCCGGCAAGACGCTGCTCGGCTCCGACAGCCACACGCCAACCCCCGGCGGTCTCGGCCAGCTCGCAATCGGTGCGGGTGGTCTCGACATCGCCGTCGCCATGGGTGGCGGCGCCTACTACGTTGAGATGCCGGAAGTCGTCAACGTCCGACTTGAAGGCGAGCTCGAGGGCTGGGCCTCCGCGAAGGATGTCATCCTCGAGATGCTCCGCCGCCTGAGCGTCAAGGGTGGCGTCGGCAAGGTCTTCGAGTACACCGGTCCCGGCGTCGAGTCGCTCACCGTCCCCGAGCGAACGACGATCACCAACATGGGAACCGAACTCGGAGCCACCTCGTCGATCTTCCCAACTGACGAACAGACACAGGACTACCTCGACCGCGTCGGTCGACCCGAGGAGTTCGTCGACCTCTCGGCGGACGAGGACGCCGAATACGCCGACGAGATCGTCATCGACCTCGGCGAGCTTGAACCCCTTATCGCCTGTCCGAGCATGCCTGACAAGGTCGTGCCCGTCGACGAAGTCGCCGGCGAGCGCGTCGAGCAGGTCATGATCGGCTCCTGTACCAACGGCAGCTACGAGGACATCCTGCCGGGCGCGAAGATGCTCAAAGACCGCGAGGTCGCCAAGCACACCGAGATGATTATCGCGCCTGCATCCAAGCAGTCCGCGGAGATTCTCGCCCGTCAGGGCTGGGTCGCCGAACTGATGGCCGCCGGTGTCAACTTCTCGGAGGCGACGTGTGGTGCCTGTATCGGCATCGGTCACGTTCCGGCTTCGGACTCCGTTTCGCTGCGTACCTTCAACCGCAACTTCGAGGGTCGCTCGGGGATCGAAGACGACAACGTCTACCTCTGCTCGCCGCAGGTTGCGACCGCCGCAGCCATCGCCGGCGAAATCGTCGACCCACGGGACCTCGCCGAGGAACTCGGCGACCTCGAAGCCCCAGAGATCGAACTGCCCGAAAAGTACGACGGCTCGAAGGCCGACCTCATCTCGCCGGACAACGCCATCGACGACGAACTCATCAAGGGCCCCAACATCGGTGACGTGCCGCTGAAGGACCCCCTCGGAGACACCGTCGGCGGCGAGACCATCCTGAAGATGGATGACAACATCACGACCGACCACATCATTCCCGCCACGGCAGACATCCTGAAATACCGGTCGAACATCGAGAAGCTCTCGGAGTTCACCCTCTCGCGTGTCGACGATTCGTTCGCCACCCGAGCCAAGGAGTCGCCCGGCGGCGTGCTGGTCGCTGGCGAGAACTACGGCCAAGGCTCCTCGCGTGAACACGCAGCCCTCTGTCCGATGTATCTCGGCATCGAGGCCGTGTTCGCCCAGAGCTTCGCCCGCATCCACAAGGCGAACCTGTTCAACTTCGGGATCGTCCCGTTGGCAATCGACGAAGAGACCTACGCGAAGATCGAGCAGGGCGACGACATCGAGATCGTCGACGACATCGGCGACGGTGTCCGAGACGGTGACGAGGAGTTCACCTGCAGTGTCAACGGCGAGTGGGAGTTCACCGCCGAACTCGACGCCTCCGAACGCGAGCGCGACATCCTCGCCGCCGGTGGCAAGCTCTCGTGGACCAAACAGCAGGCAACCGAAGGCGGCTCGGCTCCGGCTGACGACTGA
- the tnpA gene encoding IS200/IS605-like element ISHla16 family transposase, translated as MVKSTRHAKYELYYHIVFVPKYRRSHLTGKTKERLESIFAEICEDKGLELAESEVMPDHVHLFIGSPPKNAPSLIVNWVKGISARKYNQRYDDRVKWTRSYYVGTAGSASKGAVEQYIAEQEGDDE; from the coding sequence ATGGTGAAGAGTACCCGTCACGCGAAATACGAACTCTACTACCACATAGTGTTCGTGCCGAAATATCGGCGTTCGCACCTGACGGGGAAGACGAAGGAACGTCTCGAATCCATCTTCGCGGAAATCTGTGAGGACAAGGGCCTCGAACTGGCCGAGTCCGAGGTCATGCCCGACCACGTACACCTGTTCATCGGGAGTCCACCGAAGAACGCCCCGTCGCTCATCGTCAACTGGGTGAAGGGCATCTCCGCCCGCAAGTACAACCAGCGGTACGACGACCGCGTGAAGTGGACTCGTTCGTACTACGTCGGAACAGCGGGAAGCGCCTCGAAGGGCGCTGTCGAACAGTACATCGCTGAACAGGAGGGTGACGACGAATGA
- a CDS encoding RNA-guided endonuclease InsQ/TnpB family protein, producing the protein MKRANTFEVVPQTENDKECLLRLLDASASLWNELTYERRQNYFGDGDVWDTSEYRGRYNGVVGSATVQQVTRKNSEAWRSFFALKEKGEYANPPSYWGNEEDGRELRTYIRCNQYTIEWGKRSRLEIPVGQELKDEYGLGYHERLRLEVRGNPKWDGKQGRLELEYDEVSDTFRAFQPVTVPDSRLDSPLASEEAALDVGANNLVACSTTTGNQYLYDGRELFGRFRETTDEIARLQSKLREGRYSSNRIRRLYRQRTKRRDHAQNALVRDLVERLYDEGVATVYVGDLTDVLEAHWSVRVNEKTHNFWAFKKFIHRLACVCEEYGISLETESEAWTSQTCPECGDHEKTVRHEDTLTCPCGFEGHADLTASETFLRENSNCEIRPMARPVRFEWDDHDWSGKLYPHESPKEVRTNPQVASVGR; encoded by the coding sequence ATGAAGCGTGCCAACACTTTTGAGGTCGTGCCACAGACCGAGAACGACAAAGAGTGCCTCCTACGGCTACTCGATGCATCCGCTTCTCTGTGGAACGAACTGACCTACGAACGTCGTCAGAACTACTTCGGTGACGGCGACGTGTGGGACACTTCCGAGTACCGAGGACGCTACAACGGCGTCGTCGGAAGCGCGACTGTTCAACAGGTCACGCGCAAGAACAGCGAAGCGTGGCGGTCGTTCTTCGCCCTCAAGGAGAAAGGCGAGTACGCCAACCCACCGTCGTACTGGGGCAACGAGGAGGACGGACGCGAACTCCGTACCTACATCCGATGCAACCAGTACACGATTGAGTGGGGGAAACGTAGCCGTCTCGAAATCCCTGTCGGGCAAGAACTGAAAGACGAATACGGACTCGGCTACCACGAACGACTCCGCCTCGAAGTCCGAGGCAACCCGAAGTGGGACGGCAAACAGGGTCGTCTGGAACTTGAGTACGACGAGGTTAGCGACACGTTCAGGGCTTTTCAACCAGTCACCGTACCTGATTCTCGACTGGATTCACCACTGGCTTCGGAAGAAGCCGCCCTCGACGTTGGAGCGAACAATCTCGTCGCGTGTTCCACGACTACTGGGAACCAGTACCTCTACGACGGTCGTGAGTTGTTCGGACGGTTCCGCGAGACGACAGACGAAATCGCCCGCCTACAGTCGAAACTCCGAGAGGGTCGCTACTCCTCGAATCGGATTCGACGGCTGTACCGACAGCGGACGAAGCGTCGTGACCATGCACAGAACGCGCTGGTGCGCGACCTCGTTGAACGGCTGTACGATGAGGGCGTGGCGACGGTGTACGTGGGCGACCTGACAGACGTGCTGGAAGCGCATTGGTCGGTCAGGGTGAACGAGAAGACGCACAACTTCTGGGCGTTCAAGAAGTTCATCCACCGTCTCGCGTGCGTCTGTGAGGAGTACGGCATCAGCCTCGAAACCGAGTCGGAAGCGTGGACGAGTCAGACGTGTCCCGAGTGTGGCGACCACGAGAAGACGGTTCGCCACGAGGATACGCTGACGTGTCCATGTGGCTTCGAGGGGCACGCCGACCTCACGGCGTCAGAGACGTTCCTTCGGGAAAACAGCAATTGCGAAATCAGGCCGATGGCACGGCCCGTGCGATTCGAGTGGGACGACCACGACTGGTCGGGGAAACTATACCCTCACGAAAGTCCCAAAGAAGTGCGCACGAACCCGCAAGTTGCCTCCGTGGGTCGGTAG